A single window of Triplophysa rosa linkage group LG2, Trosa_1v2, whole genome shotgun sequence DNA harbors:
- the zgc:114041 gene encoding monocarboxylate transporter 13, whose amino-acid sequence MEKRPIEPPDGGYGWVVVTSAFFIMGLTAAVLKNFGLFFLDIQRHYSVYTSTTSWVTSTTIAVFHLGAPLASTISMHLSQRSVIMIGGLLAASGMIIASLGLSLPWMYVSMGVLQGLGMSLCWIPANSMVSHYFKRWRPIAYAVASSGECVFAMIFSPFFQWLIESYTWRGAVLIIGGLQLNLCVCGALMRPLQPNPVTQNSIQGSKDQSGTTKKVTFQWCLIQRPELLLYIMFAILAAAGFFIPPLFLVPYTNSLGMEQYWAASVLSVLALADLLGRLACGWLANLRLVRNLQLLTMVVTAGGVVLLLLPVAQDYWAILVFSSMYGFLFGCVIAIHVTSIVDIVGLEGFDSALGLFMLLRSSGGFVGPPAAGWLVDWAGDFSAGFYLSGFCLVLSGIFVVFVDRLLERKKLPVKQTDSCSDTTDDQIINADRTDV is encoded by the exons ATGGAGAAACGCCCGATCGAGCCACCAGATGGTGGCTACGGATGGGTCGTGGTCACCTCTGCCTTCTTCATCATGGGCCTCACCGCTGCTGTTCTAAAAAACTTTGGCCTGTTCTTCCTTGACATCCAAAGACACTACAGTGTTTACACCAGCACTACCTCATGGGTGACCTCAACCACCATTGCTGTTTTTCATTTAGGAG CTCCTCTCGCTAGCACTATCAGTATGCACTTGTCACAACGGAGCGTCATCATGATCGGAGGGCTCCTGGCTGCCTCAGGGATGATTATTGCCTCTTTGGGCCTCAGTCTGCCGTGGATGTATGTGTCTATGGGTGTGCTCCAAG GTCTTGGAATGTCATTATGTTGGATACCAGCAAACAGCATGGTCAGCCATTATTTCAAACGCTGGCGTCCGATCGCCTATGCAGTCGCGAGCTCCGGAGAGTGTGTGTTCGCTATGATCTTCAGCCCGTTTTTTCAGTGGCTCATCGAAAGCTACACGTGGCGGGGGGCTGTACTCATTATCGGAGGTCTTCAGctgaatctgtgtgtgtgtggtgctctAATGCGACCCCTGCAACCAAACCCAGTCACGCAAAACTCTATTCAAGGCTCTAAAGATCAGAGCGGGACAACAAAAAAAGTCACTTTCCAATGGTGTCTGATTCAGAGACCCGAGCTGCTGCTATACATCATGTTTGCCATCCTGGCCGCGGCAGGTTTCTTTATCCCACCATTGTTTTTGGTGCCCTATACCAACAGCCTGGGCATGGAGCAGTACTGGGCCGCCTCTGTCCTGTCGGTGCTGGCGCTGGCAGACCTGCTGGGCAGACTCGCGTGCGGGTGGCTGGCAAACCTGCGCCTCGTAAGGAACCTGCAGTTGTTGACCATGGTGGTCACGGCTGGAGGGGTGGTGCTACTTCTGCTTCCTGTTGCACAGGACTACTGGGCCATCCTGGTGTTCTCCTCGATGTACGGATTCTTGTTTGGATGCGTGATAGCCATCCATGTGACCAGTATTGTGGATATTGTTGGACTAGAGGGGTTTGACAGCGCTCTTGGGCTCTTCATGCTTTTACGGAGCTCTGGGGGATTTGTGGGACCACCAGCTGCAG GTTGGCTGGTGGACTGGGCCGGTGACTTCAGTGCTGGTTTCTACTTGTCTGGCTTCTGTCTCGTCCTCTCTGGGATTTTCGTGGTGTTTGTTGACAGACTGTTGGAGAGGAAAAAACTCCCTGTGAAGCAAACAGATTCATGTTCAGACACCACAGATGATCAAATCATCAATGCCGACCGTACAGatgtttaa
- the mboat4 gene encoding ghrelin O-acyltransferase isoform X2 → MTIGVMMDLFWILFNGNPQLFYQFLNIPFALLLYYLARQGYLSIVSRHACLTLGGFVLAIATMGPYSVLLFFSVCLSLSLSHFLEPVHIHRWTFGLQMCWQTFWHCYIQFQLYWLQETPDSRLLLATSALMLMTQRVSSLSLDLQERTVLRGFQKNTISFLSYLFCFPSLLGGPLCSFDTFAGSVRQMSRTPPLATCVGNLASKTLQVLLLLLMKYFLNLLMKSPNTLKVNRCAFQDILGIWILALLLKMNYYAHWKVSECVNNAAGMGLRGNNRTGKASWDGLSDGNPWVTEMSSRPSVFAREWNRTTAEWLRRMIFQRFDRSPLFMTFGFSAWWHGLHPGQILGFLMWAATVEGDYKLHRFLKPKLTSLWRKRLYVCLNWTFTQLTTTCVVVCVELQSLASVRLLCSSYFAVFPLLSVLSIIIL, encoded by the exons ATGACCATTGGTGTGATGATGGATCTCTTCTGGATACTTTTTAATGGAAACCCACAACTGTTTTACCAGTTCCTGAACATTCCTTTTGCTCTACTGTTGTATTATTTAGCTAGACAGGGATATCTCTCAATAGTCAGCAG GCACGCCTGTTTGACGCTGGGAGGCTTCGTCCTGGCTATCGCAACGATGGGTCCATACAGCGTTCTTCTGTTCTTCAGTGTTTGTCTTTCCCTTTCTCTCAGCCACTTTCTGGAGCCAGTGCACATCCATCGATGGACTTTCGGACTACAGATGTGCTGGCAAACGTTCTGGCATTGCTACATCCAGTTCCAACTATATTGGCTTCAGGAGACACCGGACTCGAG GCTTTTGCTGGCCACGTCAGCTCTGATGTTGATGACCCAACGTGTTTCTTCTCTGTCTCTGGATCTTCAGGAAAGAACAGTCTTGAGAGGATTTCAGAAAAACACCATTTCATTTCTgagttacttgttttgtttcccgTCTCTCCTCGGAGGACCACTTTGCAGTTTCGACACGTTTGCGGGGTCTGTTAGACAAATGAGCCGGACTCCACCGTTGGCCACCTGTGTGGGTAATCTTGCATCAAAAACATTGCAAGTTTTACTTTTGCTTTTGatgaaatattttctaaatttgCTCATGAAGTCTCCTAATACTTTGAAAGTAAACCGCTGTGCTTTTCAAGACATATTAGGGATTTGGATCTTAGCCCTGCTACTAAAAATGAACTATTATGCACACTGGAAGGTAAGCGAGTGTGTTAACAACGCTGCCGGCATGGGTCTCCGTGGAAACAATCGGACTGGAAAAGCATCATGGGACGGGTTGTCTGATGGCAACCCATGGGTGACGGAAATGTCAAGCCGTCCTTCGGTGTTTGCTCGGGAGTGGAACAGAACCACAGCGGAGTGGCTTCGGAGGATGATCTTTCAAAGATTCGATAGATCTCCGTTGTTCATGACCTTCGGGTTCTCAGCTTGGTGGCACGGCCTTCATCCAGGACAGATTCTGGGCTTTCTCATGTGGGCCGCCACTGTGGAAGGAGACTACAAGTTACATCGCTTTCTAAAACCCAAGCTCACATCCCTGTGGAGGAAAAGGCTGTATGTGTGTCTAAACTGGACTTTTACTCAGCTGACCACTAcatgtgttgttgtttgtgttgagcTACAGAGTTTAGCGTCTGTCAGACTGCTTTGTTCTTCATATTTCGCCGTCTTTCCACTCCTGAGTGTTCTCTCCATTATAATCCTGTGA
- the mboat4 gene encoding ghrelin O-acyltransferase isoform X1: MGPYSVLLFFSVCLSLSLSHFLEPVHIHRWTFGLQMCWQTFWHCYIQFQLYWLQETPDSRLLLATSALMLMTQRVSSLSLDLQERTVLRGFQKNTISFLSYLFCFPSLLGGPLCSFDTFAGSVRQMSRTPPLATCVGNLASKTLQVLLLLLMKYFLNLLMKSPNTLKVNRCAFQDILGIWILALLLKMNYYAHWKVSECVNNAAGMGLRGNNRTGKASWDGLSDGNPWVTEMSSRPSVFAREWNRTTAEWLRRMIFQRFDRSPLFMTFGFSAWWHGLHPGQILGFLMWAATVEGDYKLHRFLKPKLTSLWRKRLYVCLNWTFTQLTTTCVVVCVELQSLASVRLLCSSYFAVFPLLSVLSIIIL; encoded by the exons ATGGGTCCATACAGCGTTCTTCTGTTCTTCAGTGTTTGTCTTTCCCTTTCTCTCAGCCACTTTCTGGAGCCAGTGCACATCCATCGATGGACTTTCGGACTACAGATGTGCTGGCAAACGTTCTGGCATTGCTACATCCAGTTCCAACTATATTGGCTTCAGGAGACACCGGACTCGAG GCTTTTGCTGGCCACGTCAGCTCTGATGTTGATGACCCAACGTGTTTCTTCTCTGTCTCTGGATCTTCAGGAAAGAACAGTCTTGAGAGGATTTCAGAAAAACACCATTTCATTTCTgagttacttgttttgtttcccgTCTCTCCTCGGAGGACCACTTTGCAGTTTCGACACGTTTGCGGGGTCTGTTAGACAAATGAGCCGGACTCCACCGTTGGCCACCTGTGTGGGTAATCTTGCATCAAAAACATTGCAAGTTTTACTTTTGCTTTTGatgaaatattttctaaatttgCTCATGAAGTCTCCTAATACTTTGAAAGTAAACCGCTGTGCTTTTCAAGACATATTAGGGATTTGGATCTTAGCCCTGCTACTAAAAATGAACTATTATGCACACTGGAAGGTAAGCGAGTGTGTTAACAACGCTGCCGGCATGGGTCTCCGTGGAAACAATCGGACTGGAAAAGCATCATGGGACGGGTTGTCTGATGGCAACCCATGGGTGACGGAAATGTCAAGCCGTCCTTCGGTGTTTGCTCGGGAGTGGAACAGAACCACAGCGGAGTGGCTTCGGAGGATGATCTTTCAAAGATTCGATAGATCTCCGTTGTTCATGACCTTCGGGTTCTCAGCTTGGTGGCACGGCCTTCATCCAGGACAGATTCTGGGCTTTCTCATGTGGGCCGCCACTGTGGAAGGAGACTACAAGTTACATCGCTTTCTAAAACCCAAGCTCACATCCCTGTGGAGGAAAAGGCTGTATGTGTGTCTAAACTGGACTTTTACTCAGCTGACCACTAcatgtgttgttgtttgtgttgagcTACAGAGTTTAGCGTCTGTCAGACTGCTTTGTTCTTCATATTTCGCCGTCTTTCCACTCCTGAGTGTTCTCTCCATTATAATCCTGTGA
- the gldc gene encoding glycine dehydrogenase (decarboxylating), mitochondrial produces MQSCAKSWGVIISRSMSARVPYRNLCKGDRFRKLRAFNPNVRTLSTSQVLSSRKIERILPRHDDFSERHIGPGDKEKREMLNTLGLESISHLIENTVPAFIRLGRSLKMDDPVCENEILETLQKIASRNKMWRSYIGMGYYNCSVPQVIQRNLLENSGWVTQYTPYQPEVSQGRLESLLNYQTMVCDITGMAVANASLLDEGTAAAEAMQLCNRQNKRRTFYIDPRCHPQTIAVVQTRANYIGVKTVLKLPHEMDFSGNDVSGVLFQYPDTEGRVEDFTALVDRAHKGGALACCATDLLALCVLRPPSEFGVDIALGSSQRFGVPLCYGGPHAAFFGVKENLIRMMPGRMVGVTRDAAGKEVYRLALQTREQHIRRDKATSNICTAQALLANMAAMYALYHGPQGLKHIAERTHNATLILAEGLKRAGHKLQHENYFDTLKINCGVAGKDILEKATQREVNLRIYGDGVLGVSLDETVTERDLDDLLWIFGCESSAELIAEKMSERNKGLLASPFKRTSKFLTHPVFNSYHSETNIVRYMKRLENKDISLVHSMIPLGSCTMKLNSSSELMPITWREFANIHPFVPLEQAEGYQQLFRQLERDLCEITGYDNISFQPNSGAQGEYAGLAAIKAYLNSKGESHRTVCLIPKSAHGTNPASAQMAGMKVQVVEVDKDGSIDVAHLKAMVDKHKANLAAIMITYPSTNGVFEENVSEVCELIHQNGGQVYLDGANMNAQVGLCRPGDYGSDVSHLNLHKTFCIPHGGGGPGMGPIGVKQHLAPFLPSHPVVNIQSSNAVSSLGTISAAPWGSSAILPISWAYIKMMGSKGLVHATEVAILNANYMAKRLENHYKILFRGNKGFVAHEFILDVRPFKKTANIEAVDVAKRLQDYGFHAPTMSWPVAGTLMIEPTESEDKAELDRFCDSLLAIRQEIADIEEGRMDSRVNPLKMAPHSLACITSNTWDRPYSREYAAFPTPFVRPETKFWPTISRIDDIYGDQHLVCTCPPMDVYESPYEERASS; encoded by the exons ATGCAGAGCTGCGCAAAATCCTGGGGCGTTATCATCAGCAGGTCGATGAGCGCCCGCGTGCCTTATAGGAATCTCTGCAAAGGTGATCGTTTTAGGAAACTTCGGGCTTTCAATCCAAACGTTCGCACCCTGAGCACCTCGCAAGTTTTGTCGTCTAGGAAAATTGAGAGGATACTGCCGAGACACGATGATTTCTCCGAGAGACATATCGGACCCGGTGACAAGGAGAAAAGAGAGATGCTCAATACTCTTGGACTTGAG TCCATCTCTCATCTCATTGAAAACACGGTTCCCGCATTCATCCGCCTGGGAAGAAGTTTGAAAATGGACGATCCCGTGT GTGAGAATGAGATTCTTGAGACCCTGCAGAAGATTGCCTCCAGGAATAAGATGTGGAGATCTTATATCGGAATGGGCTATTATAACTGCTCCGTTCCACAGGTCATACAAAGAAACCTACTGGAGAATTCTGGGTG GGTGACGCAGTACACGCCCTACCAGCCTGAGGTGTCTCAAGGACGTCTCGAGAGTTTGCTTAATTATCAGACTATGGTCTGTGACATCACAGGAATGGCGGTGGCTAATGCGTCATTGCTGGATGAAGGAACTGCAGCTGCAGAGGCCATGCAACTCTGCAACAG gcaaaacaaaagaagaacGTTCTACATTGACCCGCGCTGTCATCCACAGACTATTGCAGTTGTGCAAACCAGAGCCAA ttacaTCGGTGTGAAGACGGTTCTCAAGCTTCCTCATGAGATGGACTTCAGTGGAAATGATGTTAGCGGTGTGCTCTTCCAGTATCCCGATACTGAGGGCCGAGTGGAAGATTTCACCGCACTGGTTGACCGGGCTCACAAGGGCGGT gcCCTGGCCTGCTGTGCCACAGACCTGCTGGCGCTTTGTGTGCTTCGTCCTCCGAGTGAGTTTGGAGTAGACATCGCCCTGGGCAGCTCTCAGCGTTTCGGCGTTCCTCTCTGCTATGGTGGACCTCACGCTGCCTTCTTTGGCGTCAAAGAAAATCTCATCAGGATGATGCCAGGAAGGATGGTTGGAGTGACCAG AGATGCTGCTGGAAAAGAGGTTTATCGTCTGGCTCTCCAGACCAGAGAGCAGCACATCCGTAGGGACAAAGCCACCAGCAACATCTGCACTGCTCAG GCTCTTCTTGCGAACATGGCAGCCATGTATGCATTGTATCACGGCCCTCAAGGCTTAAAGCACATCGCAGAGAGGACCCACAATGCAACCTTGATTCTAGCCGAAG gTTTGAAAAGAGCCGGACACAAACTCCAGCACGAGAACTACTTTGACACGCTTAAGATCAACTGTGGCGTGGCTGGGAAGGACATTTTAGAAAAAGCCACGCAGAGAGAGGTCAACCTGCGCATCTATGGTGATGGAGTG cTCGGAGTGTCTCTGGATGAAACGGTCACAGAGAGAGACTTGGACGATCTGCTGTGGATCTTTGGATGTGAATCTTCAGCT GAGCTTATCGCTGAGAAAATGAGTGAGAGAAACAAGGGGTTGTTGGCAAGCCCTTTCAAGAGAACCAGCAAGTTTCTCACCCATCCAGTGTTTAACAG TTATCACTCGGAGACTAATATTGTACGCTACATGAAGCGCCTGGAAAACAAGGATATTTCCCTCGTCCACAGTATGATTCCATTG GGCTCCTGCACGATGAAGCTGAACAGTTCATCCGAGCTCATG CCAATAACCTGGAGAGAGTTTGCTAACATCCACCCGTTCGTCCCGCTGGAGCAGGCTGAAGGTTATCAGCAGCTCTTCCGACAGCTTGAGAGAGACCTTTGTGAGATCACAGGATATGATAATATCTCATTTCAACCAAATAG TGGCGCGCAGGGGGAATATGCGGGCCTGGCTGCTATCAAAGCCTATCTGAATTCCAAAGGAGAATCGCACAGAACG GTGTGTCTGATTCCTAAGTCCGCTCATGGGACGAACCCGGCCAGCGCTCAGATGGCTGGCATGAAGGTTCAGGTGGTGGAAGTGGATAAAGATGGCAGCATTGATGTGGCTCACCTGAAAGCCATG GTGGACAAACATAAGGCAAATCTGGCTGCCATCATGATCACATATCCCTCCACAAACGGTGTGTTCGAGGAAAACGTCAGTGAAGTTTGTGAGCTCATCCATCAGAACGGGGGGCAGGTGTACCTGGACGGTGCCAACATGAACGCACAG GTGGGTTTATGCCGACCGGGAGACTACGGCTCTGATGTTTCTCACTTGAATCTCCACAAAACCTTCTGTATTCCTCACGGTGGAGGCGGCCCTGGGATGGGACCGATAGGAGT GAAACAGCATCTTGCTCCCTTCCTGCCCAGCCACCCAGTGGTGAACATACAGTCTAGTAATGCAGTGAGCTCTCTGGGCACGATTAGCGCCGCTCCCTGGGGCTCCAGTGCCATCCTGCCCATCTCATGGGCTTACATTAAG ATGATGGGTTCAAAGGGTCTCGTGCATGCTACAGAGGTGGCCATCCTTAATGCCAACTATATGGCTAAAAGACTGGAAAACCACTACAAAATTCTTTTCAGGGGCAATAAAG GCTTTGTGGCTCATGAATTTATTTTGGACGTCCGGCCCTTTAAAAAGACTGCAAACATTGAGGCGGTTGATGTCGCAAAAAGGCTTCAAGATTACG GTTTTCATGCACCTACTATGTCATGGCCCGTGGCTGGAACCTTGATGATCGAGCCCACAGAGTCCGAGGACAAGGCCGAGCTGGACCGGTTCTGTGATTCGCTGTTGGCCATCCGACAGGAAATAGCAGACATTGAAGAGGGCAGAATGGACTCGAGGGTTAATCCTCTAAAG ATGGCTCCTCACTCGCTGGCGTGTATAACCTCCAACACATGGGACCGGCCCTACTCCAGAGAGTATGCTGCATTTCCCACG CCTTTCGTGAGACCCGAGACCAAGTTCTGGCCCACAATTTCACGGATCGACGACATATACGGAGACCAACATCTCGTCTGCACCTGCCCACCCATGGACGTCTACGAGTCTCCGTATGAAGAGAGGGCTTCCTCGTGA
- the coq2 gene encoding 4-hydroxybenzoate polyprenyltransferase, mitochondrial, translated as MNVGAQWLLCSPDISFKVCHDSKTDKMMSTRLLTHPVKRSLPLICNADFSNLRRHHENVTIALCQSGSCFNERTHRKPGIWSMSPAGNRFFSLTPAGIVNAAPAPIQPYLRLMRLDKPIGTWLLYLPGTWSIGLAADPGCLPDFRILALFGVGALLMRGAGCTINDMWDKDFDKKVLRTASRPIASGEVTRFQALVFLGGQLSLALGVLLCLNYHSIALGAASLSLVVTYPLMKRITYWPQLVLGLTFNWGALLGWSAVMGSCDWSVCLPLYFSGVMWTLIYDTIYAHQDKEDDLKVGVKSTALRFGQHTKQWLGGFSVAMLSGLVLAGVNADQTLPYYCTLSAVAVHLAHQIYTVDINRPEDCWKKFASNRNLGLLLFLGIVTGNLWKKRNDDQYEMQLNSASN; from the exons ATGAATGTAGGAGCACAATGGCTCCTTTGCAGTCCTGACATCTCTTTCAAAGTGTGTCATGACAGCAAAACCGACAAAATGATGTCCACGAGACTACTGACACATCCAGTTAAGAGGAGTCTACCACTCATCTGCAATGCTGACTTCTCAAATCTCAGAAGACACCATGAGAACGTCACCATAGCCCTCTGTCAGTCTGGATCCTGTTTTAACGAAAGAACTCATCGCAAACCGGGAATATGGTCAATGTCACCGGCTGGCAACAGGTTTTTCAGCCTCACACCTGCTGGGATTGTAAATGCAGCCCCGGCACCCATTCAGCCCTACCTCCGATTAATGAGACTGGACAAACCTATAG GAACGTGGTTGCTGTATCTGCCTGGTACATGGAGTATTGGGTTGGCTGCAGACCCCGGATGCCTCCCTGACTTTCGCATTCTGGCGCTGTTCGGTGTTGGAGCTTTGCTCATGAGAGGAGCCGGTTGCACCATCAATGACATGTGGGATAAAGACTTTGATAAAAAG GTATTGAGGACAGCCAGTCGACCCATTGCGTCAGGGGAGGTCACACGGTTTCAGGCTCTGGTTTTTCTCGGAGGTCAGCTGAGTTTAGCTCTGGGGGTTCTGCTCTGTCTCAATTACCACAG CATCGCTCTCGGCGCTGCTTCTTTGTCACTGGTGGTCACCTACCCGCTCATGAAGAGAATCACGTACTGGCCACAGCTCGTTCTAG gtcTTACTTTCAACTGGGGTGCTCTTCTGGGCTGGTCTGCCGTGATGGGATCATGTGACTGGTCTGTGTGTTTACCTCTGTATTTCTCTGGCGTAATGTGGACATTGATTTATGACACCATCTATGCCCATCAG GACAAAGAAGATGATTTAAAAGTGGGCGTGAAATCTACGGCTCTGAGGTTCGGCCAGCACACTAAACAGTGGCTGGGCGGGTTTAGCGTGGCGATGTTGTCCGGCCTCGTTCTAGCAGGAGTCAACGCGGACCAGACGTTACCCTATTATTGTACACTGTCTGCAGTGGCCGTTCATCTAGCACATCAG ATCTACACTGTGGACATCAACAGGCCTGAGGACTGCTGGAAAAAATTCGCCTCTAACCGAAACCTCGGactgcttttatttttgggaaTAGTGACCGGCAATTTATGGAAGAAAAGAAACGACGATCAATATGAAATGCAGCTTAACTCTGCTTCAAATTAA
- the mfsd10 gene encoding major facilitator superfamily domain-containing protein 10 — protein sequence MASDKTSTSEDVRSSTVIWVVFFALLLDLLGFTLILPLLPSILDHYSQTGDSVYRSLQSVVDWFRGAVGVPMETKYNSVLFGGLIGSLYSFLQFLSSPVTGALSDEYGRKPLLLLTTVGLIASYILWALSHSFSLFLLSRVVGGICKGNVSLCTAVVADLPCPKARNKGMAMIGVAFSLGFTLGPLMGAYFALRRKDAEMFYQGPAMLAVLFSIADLLFICFTLPETLHKDSKGSSKTSGIQQSGDLLHPAALFNFTAVTRTENPPTEQRMQNLNVLGLVYFTYLFLFSGLEFTLSFLTHQRFQFSSMDQGKMFFFIGITMAVIQGGYARRVKPGHQIQTVRVAIASLIPAFLLIGIAWNLTLLYFGLFLYSFAAAIVVPCLSAQVSGHGSASQKGTVMGILRSLGALARAMGPVVASSVYWLAGAEICFILSSAFLIVPLTLLRRLERQKEE from the exons ATGGCAAGCGACAAGACTTCAACATCCGAGGATGTCCGATCTTCAACAGTCATCTGGGTGGTTTTCTTCGCTCTGCTGCTTGATCTTCTAGGCTTTACATTAATTCTTCCCCTTCTGCCTTCCATTCTGGACCACTACAGTCAAACTGGG GACAGTGTTTATCGGTCACTACAGAGCGTGGTGGATTGGTTCAGGGGCGCTGTTGGAGTTCCTATGGAAACCAAATACAACAGCGTTCTTTTCGGAG GTCTGATTGGCTCGCTTTACTCATTTCTTCAATTTCTGTCATCGCCCGTTACTGGAGCTCTTTCAGATGAGTACGGAAGAAAACCTCTGCTGCTTTTAACAACT GTGGGACTCATTGCCTCTTACATTTTATGGGCTTTATCTCACAGTTTTAGTCTCTTCCTTTTATCTCGGGTAGTGGGGGGGATTTGTAAAGGTAATGTCAGTCTGTGCACGGCTGTGGTGGCTGACCTGCCCTGCCCTAAAGCAAGAAACAAGGGAATG GCAATGATTGGTGTCGCTTTCTCTTTGGGATTTACACTTGGGCCGTTGATGGGAGCATATTTTGCACTGAGGCGCAAAGACGCTGAGATGTTTTATCAAGGACCCGCGATGCTGGCCGTCTTGTTTTCTATAGCAGACCTGCTTTTTATTTGCTTCACACTGCCAGAGACTTTACATAAGGACAGTAAG ggaTCATCTAAAACTTCAGGCATTCAACAATCCGGGGATCTTCTTCACCCTGCAGCCCTTTTCAATTTCACTGCTGTCACGAGAACAGAGAATCCACCCACCGAACAAA GAATGCAAAATCTTAACGTGCTTGGCCTGGTGTATTTCACATATCTGTTTCTCTTCTCTGGGCTGGAATTTACGCTGAGTTTCTTAACACATCAGCGCTTCCAGTTTTCCAG CATGGATCAGGGAAAGATGTTCTTTTTTATTGGCATCACCATGGCTGTGATCCAGGGCGGCTATGCCCGCAGGGTCAAACCAGGTCATCAGATCCAGACCGTTCGCGTG gCAATTGCATCACTCATACCGGCCTTTTTGCTCATCGGAATAGCATGGAATTTGACACTACTCTATTTTGGCTTATTTCTATACTCCTTTg CCGCTGCTATCGTTGTTCCTTGTCTTTCAGCGCAAGTTTCTGGTCACG GCTCAGCCAGTCAAAAGGGAACAGTAATGGGAATCCTTCGGAGTCTTGGAGCTTTGGCTCGTGCAATGGGTCCTGTTGTGGCTTCTTCAG